Proteins from a genomic interval of Sphingopyxis sp. QXT-31:
- a CDS encoding TFIIB-type zinc ribbon-containing protein, which produces MKGKSVSDAQGLLCPTCRVNLTMSERQGIEIDYCPQCRGVWLDRGELDKIIERSEGASAPAPAPRPQAAPPPPQPQYREQDYRGGERGYDDRTYGKPHKKKYKSFLSELFD; this is translated from the coding sequence ATGAAAGGAAAATCCGTGTCCGATGCCCAGGGGCTGCTTTGCCCGACCTGCCGCGTAAATCTGACGATGTCCGAACGGCAGGGAATCGAGATCGACTATTGCCCGCAGTGCCGCGGCGTCTGGCTCGACCGCGGCGAACTCGACAAGATCATCGAGCGCAGCGAGGGCGCCAGCGCCCCGGCACCGGCCCCGCGTCCGCAGGCGGCTCCGCCGCCGCCTCAGCCGCAATATCGCGAGCAGGACTATCGCGGCGGCGAACGCGGCTATGACGACCGCACTTACGGCAAGCCGCACAAGAAGAAATACAAGAGCTTCCTGAGCGAGCTGTTCGACTGA
- a CDS encoding helix-turn-helix domain-containing protein codes for MAIVVKLDDLLHAKRMTLTDLSDRIGITLANLSILKTGKAKAMRFSTLEAICTELECQPGDLLAFEADS; via the coding sequence ATGGCGATCGTGGTAAAACTCGACGACCTGCTTCACGCGAAGCGGATGACGCTGACCGACCTCTCCGACCGCATCGGCATCACGCTGGCGAACCTCTCGATCCTCAAGACGGGCAAGGCCAAGGCGATGCGCTTTTCGACGCTCGAGGCGATCTGCACCGAACTCGAATGCCAGCCCGGCGACTTGCTGGCCTTCGAAGCCGACAGCTGA
- a CDS encoding DUF2975 domain-containing protein translates to MPEDHKTLLGVTRALLWLMLALIAAAFLVVIGSAGALAVMWPEIAVEAKNSQVFLDAANIRPQLFALLAVLAAVLAVAVYIIRKLQALVASAASDPFIPANAARLRHIGWALVAVQLLALPLGSIARSIAVSTSQFADMGGINLQSILAILLAFVLAAVFERGTAMRDELEGTV, encoded by the coding sequence ATGCCTGAAGACCATAAAACGCTGCTCGGCGTCACCCGCGCGCTGTTGTGGCTGATGCTCGCGCTGATCGCCGCGGCCTTCCTGGTCGTCATCGGCTCGGCCGGCGCGCTCGCGGTCATGTGGCCCGAGATCGCGGTCGAGGCGAAGAACAGCCAGGTCTTCCTCGACGCCGCGAACATCCGACCGCAACTCTTCGCGCTGCTCGCTGTCCTCGCCGCAGTGCTAGCGGTGGCGGTCTACATCATCCGCAAGCTGCAGGCGCTGGTCGCCAGCGCGGCGAGCGATCCCTTCATCCCCGCCAACGCCGCGCGGCTGCGCCATATCGGCTGGGCGCTGGTCGCAGTGCAGTTGCTCGCACTGCCGCTCGGATCGATCGCGCGGAGCATCGCGGTGTCGACGAGCCAGTTCGCCGACATGGGCGGTATCAACCTGCAGAGCATCCTCGCGATCCTGCTCGCCTTCGTCCTCGCCGCGGTATTCGAGCGCGGCACCGCGATGCGCGACGAGCTCGAGGGGACGGTGTGA